Genomic DNA from Acidobacteriota bacterium:
GCCGGCGTCGACTCCGCGGGACTCGACGATGAGGCCGACCACATCCTCGCGCTGAAGGCGCTGGTCTACCGGAACCTGACGCGGAGCGATCTCCCCGAGGTCCCCGGCGCGTCCCGCTTCATCCTCGAGGCGGCGGAGGCCTACCCGATCGCGATCGCGTCGGGGGCGATCCGCGTCGAGGTCGAGGACGGCCTCTACCGCCTCGGCGTTCGCGACGCGATCACCGCCGTCGTCACGATCGAGGACGTCAGCCGGGGCAAGCCCGACCCGGAGCCCTTCCTGGCCGCGCGATCCGCGCTGGTGCGCGCGGGGCTTCTGGACGGCGCGCGCCACGCGCTCGGCGCGGCCGAGCCCGCCGCGTCGTTTCTCGTCGTGGAGGACTCCCCCGCCGGCCTCGCCGCCGCGCGCGCCGCCTGGATGCACGCGGTCGGCGTCGCGACCTCGCGGCCGCGCGAGGATCTCAAGCCTGCCGACCTCGTCGTGGGGGATCTCTCGGAGCTGACGCTCGCGAGGATCGAGGCCCTCTGACCTGTCGATTTAGACGGGGAGACCGAGTAGAATCCCCGTTTCCGTTCACGTCGCGTCGGACACCCCCCGGGGAGACCCCATGGCGAAGCCGTCCTCGAAGCCCAAGACAGATCCCAGGCGTCAGGCGCTCGATCGGGGACGCACGCTTCTCGCCGCGTGGGGGATCCACGAGGGGACTCTTCCGCCGGGAACGCCCGGAGATCAGGTGGTCCTCACGCTCTCGCCGCTGATCGGGCGGGATCCGGCGTGCGACCTTCTGATCGCGGAGTGGCTCGGCAGGACCGGCGACAGGGACACCGCGGAGAAGCTCGCGTCGTGGGAGCCGCAGGCCCCGGACAAGGACGTCAAGCGCGAGATCCGCCGCGCCCTCTTCAAGCTGGAGCAGAAAGGGATCCCGGTGAACCGCCGCGAGGAGCCGAAGGCCGTCTTCTCGCTGGGCGTGAAGCCGCACGAGCCCGAGGCGTACCTGGGAGCCCCGGACGGGGACGGCGCGCGGATGGCGTGGCTCTTGAAGCGGGACGCCTCGGGGTACACCGGGCTCTTCACCGTCATCAGCGATCGCGAGGGGATGCTGTCCGTCTCCGCGGGGACGCTGACGAAGCAGAGGCTCACCGATGCGATCAAGGAGATGGCGTCTGAAGGGACCGGAGCGCCGGCCCCCGCCCCATGGCCCTACGTCGACGCCCTGATGCACGCCGCCTTCCGCCAGGCGGCGCCGCGCCCCGGCCGGTCGCGCGCCGACTACCTCCTCTCCCGATCCGAGATCACCGCGGCGGCCGCGCTTCCCGTGCCGACCTGCCCCGTCTGGGACGAAGTTCCCGCAAGCTCCCTCGCCGACCCCGAGCTCCTCGATGCCTCGGCCGAGCTGTTCAAGGAGAAGGAGCTGGGGACGTGGTCCCTCCCCGCGGAGGCGGCCCGCACGCACCTGCAGGCTCTCGCGGATCTGAACCGCTCGGGGCTCGTGCTCAGCAAGGAGACGGCGGCCGAGCGCACGACCGCGATCTTCGACGCCGCCCTCGTCGACTTCGCCGCGAGCCCCCTCAGGGAGATCCTCGCGAGGCGCCTCGAGGAGATGGGGTACGTCCTCCACCGGCGCGGGATGGAGCGGCCGGCGCGGCTCGCGCTCGCCGTGGCGCTCGCGCTCCGGAGCCCCGAGCCCGTGGATCTGAAGAAGGTGTCGTTCCTGCGGGCGTGGGTCTTCCGGGCCTTCCTCCCGACCATGCTTCGGGATCGGGCCGCGGGGGCCCGCGGCGCCGCACCGGGTGAGGGAGAGGCCGAGGGAGCCGCTCCCCCGTCGGAGCTGGCGGAAGGCGCGTCGCGCATCCTCGATCCGTCGAAAGTCCGCGAGACCGGCGTCCAGGGGGCGGGCCGGTTGGACGACACCGACGCGCCGGGGCTCATCATTCGTCCATGACGCGCGGGCGTCCATGAGGCGCGGGTCCTCCCGCGCCGATGCCTCCACGCCGCGCGGGCCCTCCCGCGCGCTCGTGATCGGCGCGCTCCTCCTCGTCCAGGTCTTCTTCGGCCTCCACTACATCGGCGCGAAGATCGTCCTCGCGTCGATCCCCCCGGCCGCGTGGGCCGTCCTGCGCATCGTCTCCGCGGCGGCCATCCTGCTCGCCGTCACGGCCTTCATGAAGAAGGCGTGGCCGACGAGCCTGAGGGACCACGCGCGCATCGCCCTCTACGCCCTCTTCGGCGTCACGATCAACCAGGTCTGCTTCGTCGAGGGGCTCGCGCGCACGCTCGCGTCGCACTCCACCGTGCTGAACACCGCCATTCCGGTGGCCACGCTCCTCATCGCGATCCTGATGCGCCGCGAGCGGCCGACCCCCGGGAAGCTCGCGGGGATTGCGCTCTCGCTCTGCGGCGCCCTCTATCTCGTCGTCCACTCCGGGATGTCGCTCCAGGGCGGCGCCTTCACGGGAGACCTCCTCACCCTGGCGAACGGCCTCTCGTACTCGTTCTTCCTGGTGATCAGCAAGCCCATCCTCTCGCGGTACAGCAGCCAGGTCGTCACGGCGCTCCTCCTCGCGTACGGCGCGATCGGCATCGTCGTCTTCGGCGGGCGGGATCTCCTCGCGGCGGATCTGTCGGCGGTGCCCGCGGCGGCGTGGGCGTGGGCGGCGTTCGTGATCCTCTTCGCGACGGTCGCCGCGTACATGCTGAACTCGTGGGCCCTCAAGCGGGTCGACTCGTCGCAGGTCGCGCTCTTCATCTACGTGCAGCCGGTGATCGCGGCGGGGCTGTCGGTGATCGTGCTGGGAGAGTCGATCACCCCGCATCTCGTGGTCGCGGCGGCGCTGATCTTCGCCGGGGTCTTCGTGGCCGTCGCGCTCAGCGGGACTTCAGCCGTCCCGCGTACTCCTTGAACGCGGCGACGAGCGCCGGCCGCTCCATCCCGATGTCGGCGTAGAAGACCGAAGGCCCGCTCTTCCCCTCGATCTCGTGCTTCAGGTAGGCCGCGAACCCGGCCGCGTGCGCCCCGCCGTCGGCGTGGAGCAGGAAGTGGACGAGGAGCCAGCTCGCCGCGTAGTTGTCGATCGGATCGTTCATGAAGAACTCGGACTCGCTCCGGATCGCGATCACCTCGTCGATCGGCTCGGCCTGATCCTTGCGCACGCGCGCCTGGTACGCGTCGAGCATCTTCTCCGCGGCGGTGGGGCGGGACTTCAGCTTCGGGAAGAGGACGACCCCCTCCTTCCCGCCGATCTCGCCGACCTTGAACTCACCCGCCCTGTCACGCCAGGTGAACCCGAAGTACGACGCGACCCCCTCCGCGATCCACGGCGACGGCTCCGCCTCCTCGCCGTACAGCCGGGTCTTGAAGAGCTGGTGCGTCGCCTCGTGAACGACGACGTCCGGCAGGTCGCCGGGCTCGACGGTGTCGGTGTGCGCGGCGACGACGTCGACCCCTCCCATGTAGTGCCCCACGGGGCGGAGCTCCCCGGCGGCCTCGGCGTCGCCGAGGAGCTGCCTGTACTTGTAGTAGGAGTAGAAGAAAAAGACGAACGACTTGTCGGCGTGCGGGCGCAGCGTGAGCCTTCCGGACCAGAACGAGTCGAACCAGCCCTGGTACGACTCGAGAAGATCGGCCGCCGCTTTCGGATCGAAGCGAGGATCGTCGGACTCGACGATGTAGTGGGCGGACTCGCGGCTCGCGTAGTTCCGGTCGTTGATCAGCGCCTCGCAGCGCGCGCGGAAGGACTCGTAGCTCTTCTTCCGGTCGGCCGCGAGCTTCGCGTCGGCGTCGGCGTCCTCGGGGGCCGCGCCGAGAGGAAGGGCCGCCGCCAGGGCGAGCGCCGCCAGAAGGACGATGAGAGAGCGCCTCGCGGGTCGAGCCATCGCGTGCCATTCTGACAGGTCGGCTCGAAAAAAGCGCTTGACCCTGGAGTCGACACCATGGTCCAGAATCCGGGAGATGAGCATGCACTACACCTCGGGAGCTCTCGCGAAGATCGGCGGCGTGACCCGCGACGCGCTCCGCCACTACGAGCGGATGGGGGTGCTCCCCGCCCCGGAGCGCCTCCGGAACAACTACCGCGCGTACCCGGCGGACGCGCCCCAACGCCTGCGCGTGATTCGATCGGCGCTCGCCGTCGGCTTCACCCTCGAGGAGCTGGCGGCGATTCTCAGGCGCCGCAGCGCGGGGGACGCTCCGTGCCGTCAGGTGCGGCAGCAGGCGGGGATGAAGCTCGCGCGGATCGAGGAGACGATCCGGCACCTGAGGTCGCTGCGAAAAACCCTGCGCGAGGTCCTCGGCGACTGGGACGCCCGCCTCGCCGGCACGGCGCCAGGCCGGCGCGCGGGCCTCCTCGAGGCCCTCGCCGCCCGCGATCTCTCGAAGCTCCCCGCCGCGTACCACGACGCCCTTCCCCTGCGACACCCTCGATCGAAAGGAGAAAAGCCATGAACTCTTCCCGCACCTCCGGCCCCGCGATCCTCGCGGTGGCCGCCGTCCTGTGTCTTGCCGCGCCTCCGTCCGTCGGCGCCTCCGGCCCCGAGACGGCGGATCACGCCTGCCCGATGATGGATTCCCGCGCCGCGGGCGTGGACGCGCGCGGGGACGCGGCCATGGGGTTCGATCACGCGAAGACGACGCACCACTTCACGCTGGCGGCGGACGGCGGCGCGATAGAGGTCGGCGCGAACAGCCCCGACGACACTCTGAGTCGCGACATGATCCGCAAACACCTGCGCCACGTCGCGACGATGTTCGGCGACGGCGACTTCACGATCCCCATGCTCGTCCACGCGCAGGATTCTCCCGGCGCGGCGGCGATGGCGAGGCTCAAGGGGAAGATCTCCTACACGTACGAGGAGACGGACGGCGGGGCCCGCGTGAGGATCCGGACCGCAGACCGGGAGGCGCTCGGCGCGATCCACGAGTTCCTCAGGTTCCAGATCCAGGATCACCGGACCGGTGATCCTATCGTCCCTTAGTCTCCTTCGCGGCGAGGTCGACCAGGCGGCGGGCGACGGCCCTGAGGTCGTCCTCGTCCACCGGGTTGACGGCCCCCTGCATGCCGAAGTCGACGAGCTGCTCGCTGACGTCCTCGAGGTCGCCGACGGTGTCGAGATTGGAGGAGATGAGCCCCTCGACGGTCCTGGCGTAGACGGCCGCCTGCATCTCTCCCGCGAGGTACCCCTCGCTCAGGACGCGGAAGAGATCGAGGATGTCGTCGCGTTCCATCGCGTCAGCCCTCCGCCCGCGCCCGCGCCGCCTCGCGGACGAGCGCGTCCACGTCGGCCTCGTCGTTGAAGAAGTGGACGGAAGCCCGGAGACCTCCGACGCGGTTCGTGTACCGCTGCGAGATGCAGACCCGCCGCGCCCTGAGCCGCGCGACGATGCGCCCGTCGAGGGGGGCGTCGCCCGTCGCGGTGAAGACGACGATCCCCGATCGATCCTTCTCCTCGCGCGGCGAGACCAGCCGGAACTTCTCCGCGTCGAGCGCGTCGATGAGCCTTGCCGAGAGCGAGCGGATGCGCGCCTCGATGGCGCGCGGCCCCGTCGCGTTGATGAGCGCCAGGGAGGCCGCGAGGCCGTAGGCGCCCGGATAGTTGGCCGTCCCGCCCGTCTCCATGCGACGGGCCTCGTTCACGAAGTCGTAGCGCCTCATGAGGGAGATGTCCGGGGTCGAGAAGTAGACTCCCCACCCCCCCTCGGGGGGCTCGAGGTTCAGGTACCCCCAGAGGGAAGGGCGGAACTTCGGAAGGGACGACCTCCGGACGTAGAGGATCCCGCACCCGAACGGGGCGTTGAGCCACTTGTGGCCGCCGCAGACGACGGCGTCGGCCGCGATCGCGCGCACGTCGAGGGGGAGCGCCCCGAGCTGGTGGATGACGTCGAGGATGAGCACCGCGCCGCTCGACGCGGCCATCGCGGAGAGGGCGGGTAGGTCCAGCCGCTGGCCGCTCGACCAGAGCACCGACGAGAGGACGATCGCCTTCGTCCGGGAGTCGATCGCCTTCGCGACGTCGGCCAGCTCGATCCGCCCCTCCCGGTTCCGGACGAAGCGGAGATCGCACCCCGTCTCCTGCGCGCGCACGGCCCACGGCGTCGAAACGCCGATGAAGTCCAGATCGCAGAGGACGACGTTGTCGTCCCCCGTCACGTCG
This window encodes:
- a CDS encoding DMT family transporter, producing MRRGSSRADASTPRGPSRALVIGALLLVQVFFGLHYIGAKIVLASIPPAAWAVLRIVSAAAILLAVTAFMKKAWPTSLRDHARIALYALFGVTINQVCFVEGLARTLASHSTVLNTAIPVATLLIAILMRRERPTPGKLAGIALSLCGALYLVVHSGMSLQGGAFTGDLLTLANGLSYSFFLVISKPILSRYSSQVVTALLLAYGAIGIVVFGGRDLLAADLSAVPAAAWAWAAFVILFATVAAYMLNSWALKRVDSSQVALFIYVQPVIAAGLSVIVLGESITPHLVVAAALIFAGVFVAVALSGTSAVPRTP
- a CDS encoding MerR family transcriptional regulator yields the protein MHYTSGALAKIGGVTRDALRHYERMGVLPAPERLRNNYRAYPADAPQRLRVIRSALAVGFTLEELAAILRRRSAGDAPCRQVRQQAGMKLARIEETIRHLRSLRKTLREVLGDWDARLAGTAPGRRAGLLEALAARDLSKLPAAYHDALPLRHPRSKGEKP
- a CDS encoding aminotransferase class V-fold PLP-dependent enzyme yields the protein MAGPAAPPDWAAVRASFPGLADKVFMDAACVSLAPAQARDAIRDFLDRIVSMPSVDATEHHLLLDAGRRLAAKEAAALLGAEEGEIALVESTTHGLALTASGLDVTGDDNVVLCDLDFIGVSTPWAVRAQETGCDLRFVRNREGRIELADVAKAIDSRTKAIVLSSVLWSSGQRLDLPALSAMAASSGAVLILDVIHQLGALPLDVRAIAADAVVCGGHKWLNAPFGCGILYVRRSSLPKFRPSLWGYLNLEPPEGGWGVYFSTPDISLMRRYDFVNEARRMETGGTANYPGAYGLAASLALINATGPRAIEARIRSLSARLIDALDAEKFRLVSPREEKDRSGIVVFTATGDAPLDGRIVARLRARRVCISQRYTNRVGGLRASVHFFNDEADVDALVREAARARAEG
- a CDS encoding HAD family phosphatase, whose translation is MIRALILDYNGVVVNDEPLHKEAFRRVLGDAGIALDDEEYYTRYLGIPDREVARDALRRAGVDSAGLDDEADHILALKALVYRNLTRSDLPEVPGASRFILEAAEAYPIAIASGAIRVEVEDGLYRLGVRDAITAVVTIEDVSRGKPDPEPFLAARSALVRAGLLDGARHALGAAEPAASFLVVEDSPAGLAAARAAWMHAVGVATSRPREDLKPADLVVGDLSELTLARIEAL
- a CDS encoding DUF1570 domain-containing protein, with amino-acid sequence MARPARRSLIVLLAALALAAALPLGAAPEDADADAKLAADRKKSYESFRARCEALINDRNYASRESAHYIVESDDPRFDPKAAADLLESYQGWFDSFWSGRLTLRPHADKSFVFFFYSYYKYRQLLGDAEAAGELRPVGHYMGGVDVVAAHTDTVEPGDLPDVVVHEATHQLFKTRLYGEEAEPSPWIAEGVASYFGFTWRDRAGEFKVGEIGGKEGVVLFPKLKSRPTAAEKMLDAYQARVRKDQAEPIDEVIAIRSESEFFMNDPIDNYAASWLLVHFLLHADGGAHAAGFAAYLKHEIEGKSGPSVFYADIGMERPALVAAFKEYAGRLKSR